The genomic segment TCCGGCGATTGCAATTCAAAAGCAATATATTCAAAAATTCCTCTCAAATCACTGTCAGCCTGTTCGGATACTTCTACTTCATATATCATAAGCCATAATCCTTGCGAATGTCAGTAAAGGCTTTCTTCGCATTTTTTGTCCGTCCAGCCTGCATATCCGCATATCCTTTCTCCAATTCTTCATTGAACTCTGCTTCTGATAATGTGCTGATGTCAACAGGTCTGGCAGATGGTATTTTTACTTCAAACGGAAGTCCTCTTTGTAAGATAATCTGTTTATAAAACATATTGATAGCACTGGAAGCAGGGATACCAAGTGTAGACAGGATACTTTCTGCTTTTTCTTTGACATCTGGTTCAATCCTTGCATATAAATTTGCTGATTTTGTAGCCATATAAAACATCTCCTTTCGTGAGTAGTATTTCCATCTATCTTTATTATATACAAATGTCCGCACAATAGCAATACTAATTTTACGCTCCAATAATCTTATTGAATAACTGTAACAATACGTCTTTTACGCCGGACGCATTGAATACAAGACCAACGGCTACTAAGGCAACTACCAAGAATCCGATAAGTTTGGAAAACTCACGCTTGAATCCCAAGTAGATACCGATAACAACAATCGCCATCAACACAAGGCTCTGTGCGTTGCTTAAAAACCAGTTATAAAGGTTCTGTCCAAAATTCAGTATTTCTTTTCTCCTCATGTATCATGTACTGGATATTGAGCTTTAAGATGTCCTTAATGATGTGTCCAATATCCAGTGTCGGAAACCGTATTCTCACATAATCAAACAGCATGGTAAGCGGTGCTTCTGGATTGAATTTTTCCAGAGCTTCCAAAAGTTTCACTTTCATTTCTTCTGTGACCGCCACCTTGCCGGATTCGATACGGCTTAAATGTTCACGGCTGATTCCAGCCATGACCGCAAGTTTCGTCTGGGATACACCGTACTGCAAACGTCTGTCTGCAAAATCCTGTATCCACTCTGTATCATTCAGTGCGATACCCCCTTTACGAAAAAACTGTGACATTTTATATCCGATGTCACAGCAGTAAAAAAAGCTACCAAACGCTTGATTTCAGCCAAGAATCGGTAACTTTTGTGTATGTTTCCTTGTGATTTGTGCCCCTCTGTTAGATACCGAGGGGCTTGATATATGCTGGCGTGGCTACCGCCACACCAGCAAGGCTAGTCCGTACCTGTGGCTTTCGCTCCGCACGCCACCTGTCCGTCCTGCCTTATGTGTGCAAGTTTCCCAATCGTACCTAAGAAATCATAGCCTTTGGGTACAAGGGGAGTGTAAAATTCAGATATGACGCTTGTTCCCACATCACAATATCCACGCCCTTTGATTCGCTTCTGGAAAAACTGCTTTTTCACATCACTTCCAAAGAGCATACCGTAGCCGAGTTCACTCATGCGACCAAGCCCCACACGGAAGTTAAAGTTATCTCTGATACCGTCCCCGAAATACTTTGCGTCTGGACGCTGGCAAGCCACAATCAGAAAGTATCCAGCCTGTCTACCGAGCATGACGATTTTCTTTAACTGGCTTAACAGGGCGGTGCTTTCCTTTGTCGTGAGCATTTCCAAGAACGCCACATATTCATCAAAGATAAGGAATTGTGGAGCAAGCCCCAGATAGGCATAGTTTTTCCCTGTACGATAGTTCGGGTGCAGTTTCATTTCTTCCGAGCGTGTGACCATGCCCTCATAAAAGGCATTGACGCAGTCAATCATATCGTCTTTCGTGTGGTAGACATTTCCCATGACCGTTCCCAAGTCTGCAAGGTCAGATAGCGATAGGTAACTCTTACGGTATCTCTCTGCCGACTTCACCGAGCTTCTGACAGACCTATGTTTACTCATAATCCTGCCAGTCGGAGTATTAAAGTAGCCTTTCAGGGCGTTACCCCATCATTCGACTGTTCGTGTGTTCAGTTCTCCAACACAATTTTAATTGATTGTGCAGTGTCTACTCTTTTCAAGTAGAAACGTCTCGCACCGTTCTTCGGGTCTAAGATGTAAAGGACAGCGTCGGTATGCAGTAGGGCTTCAATCAGTGTCAGTAAAAAGTATGTTTTACCGCCACCCGTCCCACCAGCAATCAGAGCGTGAGGGAGTGTGTCATATTCCCAGACAAGATTTTTCATCAGTCTAAGACAGCCGTTTTCTGCCAATACTTCATCAATGGTAATGCGGTTTGCTATCATATCATAAAGCAGGGTATATTCGATATAGCCGTCATGCAGGGTCTTGTCGGTCAGCTCACAATACAAGCCACTTTCCAATTTATCCTCTAACCGTAAAAGCTGGTCTTGATATTTTCCCAGCGTAATTTCACAGCGGATATGAAGCAGTCCCTTTTCCATTTGATAATAAATCTTTGGAAACCAGACGATTTTTTCCCTTGATCTGCTTTGCAGGTCAGTAAAAAAACCGCTGTCTTGTACAGTATCTACTTCATACCACTTATTTTCCAGTATCATTCTTGCCAGCTTTTGACGGTGCAGGAGCTTCTTGAAACTGTTGTAACAGAAGCAGTAATACAGAAAAGCTACCAATGCACAAACACCAGTCGCTATCAGTATGGTTATGAAGTTGTAAGGGGAAAGTGTCAAGCCATTCTCTAACAAGCTGAAATGCTCCCAATCGGTACGCATGAGCTGTTTGATATTCAGTAGCAAAAGAACCGCTACAAATACAAACAGAAGCGTTCCTATGGAAAAGTGATAGACAAGGTGCTTGTCGCTGGCTCTGATACGGTGTCCTTTATTCCAAATCTTACGCATAAAACAATCTCTCCTTTCTGTGTACGAAAAAAGCAGTCAATCCTAAGACTAACTGCTTTAAACTGTCTTTATTCAAAAATAAATATATCTTCTATCGGAGCTTTTACAGCTCTTGAAATATCTATTGCCAATTTAAGTGACGGATTATATTGTGCTTTTTCTAATCTCATAATAGTTTCACGACGAACACCTACAATGTCAGCGAGTTGTTCTTGTGTTAATTCTTGTGCTACACGATATTTTTTTAAATTACATACAAACTTTGCTTCCATAATTTATTCCCTTTTTTCATAACGATATAATAAATAGTTGCTAAGAAAAAGAACAAGAGCATAGATAAGTGAAACAGAAATCAGCATAAA from the Blautia wexlerae DSM 19850 genome contains:
- a CDS encoding type II toxin-antitoxin system RelB/DinJ family antitoxin, giving the protein MATKSANLYARIEPDVKEKAESILSTLGIPASSAINMFYKQIILQRGLPFEVKIPSARPVDISTLSEAEFNEELEKGYADMQAGRTKNAKKAFTDIRKDYGL
- a CDS encoding helix-turn-helix transcriptional regulator, with protein sequence MEAKFVCNLKKYRVAQELTQEQLADIVGVRRETIMRLEKAQYNPSLKLAIDISRAVKAPIEDIFIFE